In Methanobacterium sp., the following are encoded in one genomic region:
- a CDS encoding cysteine desulfurase, whose translation MNDKYIYLDNASSSKMDESVLEEMKTYFFDVYAVATSDFGYSLGVEAREALESSREIIASSLGASAKEFIFTSGSAESNNMALKGVADALGDKKGKHIIISKIEDFPVLNSAKYLEKQGFEVTYLDVDEYGIVDPKDLKAKITPETILVSIQHANQEIGTIQDIEAIGKVCKEKKVLFHTDATHTFTRVPLDVKKVHVDLISVSAHTIHGPNGVGGIYIRKGTPIKKWLDGGFQEFNMRGGVENVAGAVGFAKAVELVTDEENKRLQNIRDHLIDRILAEVPQTVLNGHRSKRIPQNANITFEYVEGESITLHLDMRGFAVSTGSSCFSRTLEASHVILAATGDSERAHGSIRFTFGRFNTIEDADSVADAIGNVVENLRKISPLGMK comes from the coding sequence ATGAATGACAAATACATTTATCTGGACAACGCATCATCTTCTAAAATGGATGAAAGCGTCTTAGAAGAAATGAAAACCTACTTTTTCGATGTTTATGCCGTTGCAACTTCAGATTTTGGATATTCTTTGGGTGTAGAAGCAAGAGAAGCATTAGAAAGTAGCAGGGAAATTATTGCCAGTTCGTTAGGAGCATCAGCAAAAGAATTTATTTTTACATCAGGCAGTGCAGAATCAAATAATATGGCTTTAAAAGGAGTAGCAGATGCTCTTGGTGATAAAAAAGGTAAACACATAATAATATCTAAAATTGAAGATTTTCCTGTTTTAAACAGCGCCAAATATCTGGAAAAACAGGGTTTTGAAGTAACTTACCTTGATGTAGATGAATATGGCATTGTAGATCCCAAAGATTTAAAGGCCAAAATTACGCCAGAAACTATTTTAGTTTCCATTCAACATGCAAATCAAGAAATAGGAACTATACAGGATATTGAAGCAATTGGAAAAGTTTGCAAAGAAAAAAAAGTCCTGTTTCACACTGATGCCACACACACATTTACCAGAGTACCTTTAGATGTTAAAAAAGTACATGTAGATTTGATCTCCGTATCAGCACATACCATACACGGCCCTAACGGCGTGGGAGGCATATACATCCGTAAAGGCACCCCTATCAAAAAATGGCTTGACGGAGGATTTCAGGAATTCAACATGCGCGGAGGAGTTGAAAATGTTGCTGGAGCAGTTGGATTTGCTAAAGCTGTTGAATTAGTAACTGATGAAGAAAATAAACGGCTTCAAAATATTCGAGACCATTTAATTGATAGGATTTTAGCGGAAGTGCCTCAAACAGTTCTAAATGGACATAGATCAAAGAGAATACCTCAAAATGCTAATATTACATTCGAGTACGTTGAAGGAGAATCCATTACCTTACATTTAGATATGCGTGGTTTTGCCGTGAGCACCGGTTCATCATGTTTTAGTCGAACTTTAGAGGCCAGCCATGTTATACTGGCTGCAACTGGAGATTCTGAAAGAGCTCATGGATCAATTAGATTTACTTTCGGACGTTTCAACACCATTGAGGATGCTGATTCGGTTGCAGATGCGATAGGTAATGTTGTGGAGAATTTAAGGAAAATTAGCCCATTGGGAATGAAATAA
- a CDS encoding pyridoxamine 5'-phosphate oxidase family protein, whose product MVMTEEMMESVEKDHLIFLATATKDGVPNVVPIGFARPIDNKTILIVDNYMNKTRENLENNPKASLVPRDATSCPYQFKGTVEIHNSGKLFDEAVDWAKSVMSKLPAKAAIIFKVEEIYSVKPGPDAGSKVD is encoded by the coding sequence ATGGTAATGACTGAAGAAATGATGGAATCGGTTGAAAAGGACCACTTAATTTTTCTTGCAACTGCAACTAAAGACGGAGTGCCTAATGTCGTTCCAATTGGATTTGCAAGACCTATAGATAATAAAACAATCCTGATTGTAGATAACTATATGAATAAAACCCGTGAGAACCTTGAAAACAATCCTAAAGCAAGTTTAGTACCAAGAGATGCTACATCCTGTCCATACCAGTTTAAAGGCACAGTTGAGATTCATAATTCTGGAAAGTTGTTTGATGAAGCAGTAGACTGGGCAAAAAGTGTAATGAGTAAACTTCCAGCAAAAGCGGCAATTATTTTTAAGGTTGAAGAGATTTATTCAGTTAAACCTGGCCCTGATGCTGGATCAAAAGTGGATTAA
- a CDS encoding MoaD/ThiS family protein, whose amino-acid sequence MVKIKFLARFRDITGERSINIDHNGNITDLINILTQKYGNEFKDALFDKNGELRDYMKILVNGEDAQSGGSLESMLNDSDEVVIFQTIAGG is encoded by the coding sequence ATGGTAAAAATTAAATTTTTAGCGCGTTTTAGAGATATCACAGGGGAAAGATCCATAAACATCGACCACAACGGAAATATTACAGATTTAATCAATATTCTAACTCAAAAATATGGAAACGAATTTAAAGATGCTTTATTTGATAAAAATGGTGAATTAAGAGATTATATGAAAATTCTCGTTAATGGAGAAGATGCTCAATCTGGAGGGAGCCTTGAAAGCATGTTAAACGATTCTGATGAAGTTGTAATCTTCCAGACCATTGCTGGGGGTTAG
- a CDS encoding ABC transporter substrate-binding protein has translation MRIGYLSTIYHTSFILKNYPSKHLKDYNLEWSLFATGPAMIEGFESGDIDVSYIGIPPVMIGIENGLKIKCIGGGHIEGTVMVSPTSYKSFDELGSMDAVLNQFEGKTIGTPTHGCIHDVIIREITKDYDIHIKNFTWADFILDAIEEGEIAAGIGTPSLKTVISNRFDSKIVIPPNQLWPYNPSYGITVKEELIDKSPEFITNFLKAHEDACNLIRLHPEKAAEKALKEIEIIDKDFVLDTYKISPKYCASIPKEYIESALKFIPVLRSLGYMKKNLKEKDIFDTEFIEKIHPEPAHY, from the coding sequence ATGCGCATAGGTTACCTTTCAACAATATATCATACTTCATTTATCCTAAAAAATTATCCTTCTAAACATTTAAAGGATTACAATTTAGAATGGTCTTTATTTGCAACAGGGCCTGCAATGATAGAAGGATTCGAATCTGGAGACATTGATGTGAGTTATATAGGCATTCCCCCCGTTATGATAGGGATTGAAAATGGCTTAAAAATTAAATGTATCGGAGGAGGACATATAGAAGGCACTGTAATGGTGTCACCTACATCCTACAAATCTTTTGATGAATTAGGAAGCATGGATGCTGTTTTAAATCAGTTTGAAGGTAAAACTATTGGAACTCCAACCCACGGCTGTATTCACGATGTAATCATACGTGAAATTACCAAAGATTATGATATACACATTAAAAATTTCACATGGGCTGATTTTATCTTGGATGCAATTGAAGAAGGAGAAATTGCCGCAGGCATTGGAACTCCATCCCTTAAAACAGTTATTTCAAATAGATTTGATTCTAAAATTGTAATTCCACCAAACCAACTTTGGCCTTATAATCCAAGCTATGGAATAACAGTAAAAGAAGAATTAATTGATAAATCACCAGAATTTATAACAAATTTCTTAAAGGCCCATGAAGATGCATGTAATTTAATTAGATTACACCCCGAAAAAGCAGCAGAAAAAGCTTTAAAAGAAATTGAAATTATTGATAAAGATTTTGTGCTAGATACATATAAAATATCTCCAAAATACTGTGCAAGCATTCCAAAGGAGTATATTGAATCTGCACTAAAATTTATTCCTGTTTTGAGAAGTTTAGGTTATATGAAAAAGAATTTAAAAGAAAAAGATATTTTTGACACTGAATTTATTGAAAAAATCCATCCAGAGCCAGCGCATTATTAG
- a CDS encoding hydrogenase iron-sulfur subunit, producing the protein MEKLRSSVDAKVVKEFENLCSIKCQKNIRDIILEEGLDRVVIGACSPITHEKTFRNHVAPLNPYLLEMANLREQCSWVHSDTDKATDKAISLTNAAVERVKYARPLDAIVRKTKKHAAVIGGGISGITVALSLAKQGIKVDIIEEKPTVGGNMIKIGKVFSPEKLAEECALCLFNPLINEAVQHKNINIITNAELKSSKRRSGNFNLLVERKPRYVKEDRCIACGNCAEVCPVEVPNEWNEKLMMRKAIYKPFPQSVPDVYTIDEKHCIKCGKCQKVCTMDAIDLSMKGEIIPLNVGSVVIATGHKGFDLKKRPEYGYERYDDVITQMELARIMGVNGPTNGKLLRPSNGEIPRRVVMVQCAGSRDEKPEGKRYCSKICCMVALKHASFIRHYYPETEIVICYTDMRTPGMYENYFRYVQSKEINLIRGRPGDISRNGENIVVRVEDTLRGEQLEIETDMVVLSEAMEPSEGTLSVAETLNVGLTEDLFVKEKHSKIKPVSTDIEGIYVCGTAQGPKDITDSVSQANAAASKVSEIMNGGLEIEPTIAVVDPSKCKMCRDCVDACTYKAIYMHDERISVDPIACNGCGVCISKCKHEAVEIMGQTDSQIFATISGILKDKKDGERRILAFVDYIGYVASDNIGINRISYPESVRIIRISSINRLMPKHIIYAFENGADGIFLGEYPDDIIYPSIQEKVQEIRSELLKNSIDPDRLMYYKVYAPYFRGLANKFYEFDKQVSNALDKLEAVLYKASSKDL; encoded by the coding sequence ATGGAAAAACTTCGTTCTTCAGTCGACGCTAAAGTAGTGAAAGAATTTGAAAATCTTTGTTCTATAAAATGTCAAAAGAATATTAGGGACATCATACTTGAAGAAGGATTGGATCGAGTTGTTATCGGTGCTTGTTCGCCTATTACTCATGAAAAAACCTTTAGAAATCATGTAGCTCCTCTAAATCCTTATTTGTTGGAGATGGCTAATTTAAGGGAGCAGTGTTCATGGGTACATTCTGATACGGATAAAGCAACAGATAAAGCTATATCCTTGACAAACGCGGCTGTTGAAAGGGTTAAATATGCTCGTCCATTGGATGCTATTGTCCGGAAGACCAAAAAACATGCGGCTGTAATTGGCGGGGGAATTTCAGGAATAACTGTAGCACTTTCCCTTGCTAAACAAGGTATAAAAGTGGATATTATTGAAGAAAAGCCTACTGTTGGGGGTAACATGATAAAAATAGGTAAAGTATTCTCCCCAGAAAAGCTTGCAGAAGAGTGTGCATTATGCTTATTTAATCCATTAATAAACGAGGCTGTACAGCATAAAAATATCAATATTATAACTAATGCAGAGCTTAAATCATCAAAAAGAAGATCTGGAAACTTTAATTTACTTGTTGAGAGGAAACCACGGTATGTTAAAGAAGATAGGTGTATTGCATGTGGTAACTGTGCAGAAGTTTGTCCAGTAGAAGTTCCCAATGAATGGAATGAAAAATTGATGATGAGAAAGGCTATTTATAAGCCGTTCCCTCAATCAGTGCCTGATGTTTACACAATTGATGAAAAACACTGTATTAAATGTGGTAAATGCCAAAAAGTCTGTACAATGGATGCTATTGATCTTTCAATGAAAGGTGAAATAATACCTTTAAACGTTGGTTCTGTGGTTATAGCAACAGGACATAAAGGATTTGACCTTAAAAAACGTCCAGAGTATGGATATGAAAGATATGATGATGTGATAACTCAAATGGAGCTTGCAAGGATAATGGGAGTTAATGGCCCTACAAATGGTAAGCTTCTACGGCCTTCCAATGGTGAAATCCCTAGAAGAGTGGTAATGGTACAATGCGCGGGTTCAAGGGATGAAAAACCAGAAGGAAAACGATACTGCTCAAAAATTTGCTGTATGGTTGCATTAAAACATGCAAGCTTTATAAGGCATTATTATCCTGAAACAGAAATAGTTATCTGTTATACAGATATGAGGACACCTGGAATGTATGAAAATTACTTTAGATACGTGCAATCAAAGGAAATTAATTTAATAAGGGGAAGGCCTGGAGATATATCAAGGAATGGAGAAAATATTGTTGTAAGAGTAGAGGATACTCTTCGAGGCGAACAACTGGAAATAGAAACGGACATGGTTGTTTTATCTGAGGCAATGGAACCATCAGAAGGTACTTTAAGTGTAGCAGAGACATTGAATGTGGGTCTTACTGAAGATCTCTTCGTAAAAGAGAAGCATTCTAAAATAAAACCTGTAAGTACTGATATAGAAGGAATTTATGTTTGTGGAACTGCACAGGGGCCTAAAGATATTACTGATAGTGTTTCTCAGGCAAATGCAGCTGCATCTAAAGTTTCAGAGATTATGAATGGAGGATTAGAAATAGAACCAACAATTGCTGTGGTTGATCCATCTAAATGCAAAATGTGTAGGGATTGTGTGGATGCATGTACATATAAGGCTATTTATATGCATGATGAACGTATATCAGTTGATCCTATTGCATGTAACGGCTGTGGAGTATGTATATCCAAATGTAAGCATGAAGCAGTTGAGATTATGGGTCAAACAGACAGCCAGATATTTGCCACAATCTCAGGTATATTAAAGGATAAAAAAGATGGTGAACGGAGAATACTGGCGTTTGTTGATTATATAGGTTATGTGGCCTCTGATAATATTGGAATAAACAGAATATCCTACCCAGAATCAGTTCGAATTATCAGAATCTCATCAATAAACCGTTTAATGCCAAAACATATTATATATGCATTTGAAAATGGTGCTGATGGAATATTTTTAGGTGAATATCCTGATGACATAATTTATCCAAGTATCCAAGAAAAAGTGCAGGAAATCAGGTCAGAACTTCTAAAAAACAGCATAGATCCAGATAGATTGATGTATTATAAGGTTTATGCACCCTACTTTAGGGGATTAGCCAATAAATTCTATGAATTTGATAAACAAGTTAGTAATGCTCTTGATAAGCTTGAAGCAGTTTTATATAAAGCGTCTTCTAAAGATTTATAG
- a CDS encoding CoB--CoM heterodisulfide reductase iron-sulfur subunit B family protein: MKKIPDKDILIFKSCLVNVEYPGVESSTKFIFDKLGVEYIISERQSCCTGLGHYADLFDQFSTTALAARNFQVAREEEHKNIATLCATCYAILKKSCNILNNREDVREKVNKIFEDSNLPDLKYDADDMDSRNNIFHTAEIIYNKAEEIENLVEMDLSGFKVAAHHACHYCKVHHKDTIGNARDPMVIETLAKACGVETVDWYDRKTSTCGNGFRQRYMNKELSFSVTAEKLLSLKEHDVDILLHMCPNCQMQFDRNQKSIGKSLDTEFNIICLNISQFVALALGADPYKVVGVQTHTVPVDPILKKIKQINPCL, translated from the coding sequence ATGAAGAAAATACCAGATAAAGACATACTAATCTTTAAAAGCTGCCTTGTAAATGTGGAATATCCCGGGGTGGAATCATCTACAAAATTTATCTTTGACAAATTAGGAGTGGAATATATCATAAGTGAACGGCAGTCCTGTTGCACAGGTTTAGGACATTATGCTGACTTATTTGACCAGTTTTCTACTACTGCGCTTGCAGCAAGAAATTTTCAGGTTGCAAGAGAGGAAGAACATAAAAATATAGCAACATTATGTGCAACATGCTATGCTATACTTAAAAAATCCTGTAATATCTTAAATAATAGAGAAGATGTAAGAGAAAAAGTAAATAAGATTTTTGAAGATTCAAATTTGCCTGATTTAAAATATGATGCAGATGATATGGATTCAAGGAATAATATTTTCCATACAGCTGAAATCATTTATAATAAAGCAGAAGAAATTGAAAATTTAGTGGAAATGGATTTATCTGGCTTTAAAGTGGCTGCTCATCACGCATGTCACTACTGCAAAGTCCATCATAAAGACACTATTGGAAATGCAAGAGATCCAATGGTTATAGAGACTCTTGCAAAAGCATGCGGTGTAGAAACCGTAGACTGGTATGACCGTAAAACCAGTACCTGTGGCAACGGTTTCAGGCAACGTTATATGAACAAAGAGTTATCATTTTCTGTGACTGCTGAAAAACTTCTAAGTTTAAAAGAGCATGATGTTGATATTTTGCTTCATATGTGCCCTAATTGTCAGATGCAGTTTGATAGGAACCAGAAATCCATTGGAAAATCATTAGACACAGAATTTAATATAATTTGTCTTAATATTTCCCAATTTGTGGCCCTTGCCCTTGGAGCTGACCCTTACAAAGTAGTTGGGGTTCAAACACATACAGTTCCTGTAGATCCTATTTTAAAGAAAATAAAGCAGATTAACCCATGTTTATAA
- a CDS encoding 4Fe-4S dicluster domain-containing protein, with the protein MNTLKIGENTFKLAESVINDLKASENLGILKCIQCGMCTSVCPAARHTDYDPRELVKRVLDKDENLISDDIIWDCFYCYTCHSVCPVNNSPCEINQIIRQKSIDNGKGKLKIALFSAYGESFLELGLGSIPSDFFDEIVKDFGKEWLQLKVDIEDIRENLDLGSMFLPEKDINEINKILDKTGFKNRLNKIKRCKDEENTR; encoded by the coding sequence ATGAATACTCTTAAAATAGGTGAAAACACCTTTAAACTCGCTGAAAGCGTGATTAATGATTTAAAGGCATCAGAAAATCTTGGAATTCTTAAATGCATCCAATGCGGGATGTGTACGTCAGTCTGTCCTGCGGCAAGGCACACAGACTATGACCCACGAGAATTAGTTAAAAGAGTACTTGATAAAGATGAAAATCTAATTTCAGATGATATAATTTGGGATTGCTTTTATTGCTATACTTGCCACAGTGTATGTCCTGTAAATAATAGTCCATGTGAGATAAATCAAATAATAAGGCAAAAATCAATTGATAATGGAAAAGGAAAACTTAAAATTGCCTTATTTTCAGCTTACGGTGAAAGTTTCCTGGAATTGGGGCTTGGTTCTATCCCCTCAGATTTCTTCGATGAAATAGTAAAAGATTTTGGGAAGGAATGGCTTCAATTAAAAGTAGATATTGAGGATATAAGAGAAAATTTAGATTTAGGGTCCATGTTCCTGCCAGAAAAGGACATAAATGAAATTAACAAAATTTTAGATAAAACTGGATTTAAAAATAGGCTAAATAAGATAAAGCGGTGCAAAGATGAAGAAAATACCAGATAA
- a CDS encoding ThiF family adenylyltransferase: MQDRYSRQAILQNIGKEGQEKLAQSHVIIIGCGALGTVAANNLTRAGIGKISILDRDFVELNNLQRQMLFDESDVGETKAIAATRKLESINSTIEIIPIVKDLNHTNIDEIIKDVDLVLDGTDNIQTRMLINDVCVREKIPWIYTGAIGMSGMTMNILPGAACIRCLYPNIPKAGSLPTCDTMGVLNTLTVIMGSMASTETLKILLGELKPVNEHDSNLIVYDAWNNSFDNILVRKNEECACCVDGTFDYLNAEDKDVISSLCGRNAIQITPANAKEINLHELASNLEHLGSTKCADFILLFKIDKYEISVFRDGRAIIKGTNDEKVARSIYARYIGT; this comes from the coding sequence ATGCAGGATAGATACTCAAGGCAGGCGATTTTACAAAACATTGGCAAAGAAGGTCAGGAAAAACTAGCTCAAAGCCATGTTATTATTATTGGGTGCGGGGCACTGGGAACAGTTGCTGCAAACAACCTTACACGTGCAGGAATCGGTAAAATATCCATTTTAGACCGGGATTTTGTGGAATTGAACAACCTGCAAAGACAAATGTTATTTGATGAAAGTGATGTAGGAGAAACAAAAGCAATAGCTGCAACCAGAAAACTGGAATCTATTAATTCTACCATAGAAATCATCCCTATTGTCAAAGATTTAAATCATACAAATATTGATGAAATAATAAAGGATGTTGATCTGGTTTTAGATGGAACAGACAATATTCAAACAAGAATGCTTATAAATGATGTTTGTGTAAGGGAAAAAATACCATGGATTTACACAGGTGCAATTGGAATGTCGGGGATGACTATGAATATCCTGCCTGGAGCTGCATGCATCCGATGCCTTTACCCAAACATTCCTAAAGCAGGATCACTTCCAACTTGTGACACAATGGGAGTATTAAACACTTTAACTGTGATAATGGGTTCAATGGCAAGTACAGAAACCTTAAAAATACTTCTTGGAGAATTAAAGCCAGTAAATGAACATGACAGCAATTTGATAGTATATGATGCGTGGAACAACTCATTTGACAATATACTTGTTAGAAAAAATGAAGAATGTGCGTGCTGCGTGGATGGAACTTTTGATTATTTAAATGCAGAAGATAAAGATGTTATATCGTCACTTTGTGGCAGGAATGCAATTCAAATAACTCCTGCAAATGCAAAAGAAATAAATTTACATGAATTGGCATCTAACTTGGAACATTTAGGCAGTACTAAATGTGCAGACTTCATACTACTTTTTAAGATAGATAAATATGAAATATCCGTTTTTAGAGATGGAAGAGCAATAATTAAAGGAACTAACGATGAAAAAGTTGCAAGATCAATTTATGCAAGATATATAGGAACATAA
- a CDS encoding GMC family oxidoreductase: MTYDIAIIGTGAGGATVARELSKKGLKVLILEKGKRYPVGKSVNHIKNIQMDLKLDLINENKENYEFLNYPAELMYIEDLGGTTPVSLANACYACSNCYSNSATNQFKIHGIDLFKELIDASADLKVSPFPADLMGPATCKIVDAGENIGFFMEPMPKFIDFSKCDGCGLCINGCKINAKWDATHFINEALENGATLISDFIVTKINHNKKELTGIEGISGDEIKKFKVKKVILAAGALNTPQILKNSGITENVGEGLFCDLFITIGGYIKDINFNKEIPMGVKSEFGPYFLSPHFSNQLIVLLKNKGFNANPEDVIGIMIKIADEANGKLNEDKTITKPLTERDLGLLKEGYEKSEKLLVEIGVDPSSIVSTHIRGAHPGGTAAMGKVVDKNLETEIKGLFIADASVIPQAPGRPPILTITALAKKLANNIVQDIQLKKKTKI; this comes from the coding sequence ATGACTTATGATATAGCAATAATTGGAACTGGCGCTGGAGGCGCAACAGTAGCAAGAGAATTATCAAAAAAAGGACTTAAAGTCCTAATTTTAGAGAAAGGGAAACGTTATCCTGTGGGAAAATCAGTAAATCATATTAAAAATATTCAAATGGATTTAAAATTAGATTTAATCAATGAAAACAAAGAAAATTATGAATTTCTTAACTATCCTGCAGAATTGATGTATATTGAAGATTTAGGAGGTACTACTCCTGTTTCTCTTGCAAATGCTTGTTATGCATGTAGTAATTGTTATTCAAATTCTGCAACAAATCAATTTAAAATCCATGGCATTGATCTCTTTAAGGAACTCATAGACGCAAGTGCAGATTTAAAGGTTAGTCCATTTCCAGCTGATTTAATGGGACCTGCAACTTGTAAAATTGTTGATGCTGGAGAAAATATTGGGTTTTTCATGGAGCCTATGCCTAAGTTTATAGATTTTTCTAAGTGTGATGGATGTGGGCTATGTATCAATGGATGTAAAATCAATGCAAAATGGGATGCAACACATTTTATAAATGAAGCTCTTGAAAATGGAGCAACACTCATTTCAGATTTCATTGTTACAAAAATAAACCACAATAAAAAAGAATTAACAGGAATTGAAGGTATTTCAGGAGATGAAATAAAGAAATTTAAAGTTAAGAAAGTTATACTTGCTGCAGGAGCATTAAACACGCCTCAAATATTAAAAAATTCAGGAATTACAGAAAACGTTGGTGAAGGGTTATTTTGTGATCTTTTTATAACTATTGGGGGATATATAAAGGATATAAATTTCAATAAAGAAATTCCAATGGGTGTTAAATCTGAATTTGGCCCCTACTTCCTATCGCCCCATTTTTCAAACCAATTAATAGTGCTTTTAAAAAATAAAGGATTCAATGCAAATCCTGAGGATGTCATTGGAATAATGATTAAAATAGCCGATGAAGCTAACGGAAAACTAAATGAGGATAAAACTATTACTAAACCTCTTACAGAAAGAGATCTAGGGTTATTGAAGGAAGGATACGAAAAAAGTGAGAAGTTACTTGTTGAAATTGGAGTAGATCCATCATCTATAGTTTCAACACATATACGGGGTGCACATCCTGGTGGAACTGCTGCAATGGGTAAAGTGGTAGATAAAAACCTTGAAACAGAAATTAAAGGTCTTTTTATTGCAGATGCCAGTGTTATTCCCCAAGCTCCTGGCAGGCCACCAATCCTCACAATAACTGCACTTGCAAAAAAATTAGCTAATAACATTGTTCAGGATATACAATTAAAAAAGAAAACAAAAATTTAA
- a CDS encoding zinc dependent phospholipase C family protein — MNNHIIILLILVNLLLMQIPSVSAWNWNTHEEIVAINYYSLPPDIQQNLDLSAMKDGAEAPDFKFFDFSNHRYPNSYNKASYWLNQGQYYYKTGDYHYASYCYGVASHYITDSFCAPHCGTNDNKLYHVLYEAEASFSTPQYIQSTDDLSSSLYNGRVNGEISWNDWMQTKNRSNIQKPLNQATSTSYTAIYQSIIDSYFIN; from the coding sequence ATGAATAACCATATAATAATACTTCTTATTTTAGTAAACCTTTTATTAATGCAAATACCCTCAGTATCTGCATGGAATTGGAATACACATGAAGAAATAGTAGCAATTAACTATTATTCATTACCTCCAGATATTCAGCAAAATTTAGATTTGTCTGCAATGAAAGATGGTGCTGAAGCTCCTGACTTTAAATTTTTTGATTTTAGTAATCATCGTTATCCAAATAGCTACAATAAAGCAAGTTATTGGCTAAATCAGGGGCAATATTATTATAAAACTGGAGATTATCATTATGCAAGTTATTGCTATGGAGTAGCATCACACTACATAACCGACAGCTTTTGCGCGCCTCATTGTGGGACTAACGATAATAAACTGTATCATGTATTATATGAAGCTGAAGCAAGTTTTTCTACACCCCAATACATCCAATCCACTGATGATTTAAGCTCATCACTTTATAACGGACGTGTAAATGGAGAAATATCTTGGAATGACTGGATGCAAACAAAAAATAGATCAAATATACAAAAACCCCTAAATCAAGCTACAAGCACATCTTACACTGCCATATATCAATCTATAATTGATTCATATTTTATAAATTGA
- a CDS encoding ion transporter encodes MNPKWNRLLKPIWPIDSRIRKILEAIIIILIITDLFLLILITFINIPPQTVSLIIDFDLFVCIVLFFEFVIKIRTEEKKLHYIRKNWIDIVAMIPVDFLILLSADYMGFIRFIRLIRIFRVLVLLKKGQKNILEFLKKTNVVHGAVIFLFIIAAGTVSFFLLEGGINDDVDSYDDALWYVIVTITTVGYGDISPESVGGRMTGAIIMIAGVFLMSILTASLASIMIERDSKEESDKNLEEMKAKMDDMRHEMLSEINELKEIIKKNK; translated from the coding sequence ATGAATCCAAAATGGAATAGACTTTTAAAACCAATATGGCCCATAGACAGTAGGATTAGGAAGATTTTAGAGGCCATAATAATCATTTTAATAATCACAGACTTATTCCTGCTTATTCTAATTACATTTATTAATATTCCTCCTCAAACTGTCAGTTTAATAATAGATTTTGACCTTTTTGTTTGTATAGTGTTATTTTTTGAATTTGTAATTAAGATTAGGACTGAAGAAAAGAAATTGCATTATATACGCAAAAATTGGATTGATATAGTTGCAATGATACCTGTAGATTTTTTAATTCTGCTTTCAGCAGATTATATGGGATTCATAAGATTTATAAGGTTAATAAGGATTTTTAGAGTCCTGGTACTTCTTAAAAAGGGCCAGAAAAACATTCTGGAATTCCTTAAAAAAACTAATGTAGTTCATGGGGCGGTTATATTTCTGTTTATAATTGCAGCAGGAACGGTTTCATTCTTTTTATTAGAGGGAGGTATAAATGATGATGTTGACAGTTATGATGATGCATTGTGGTATGTTATAGTCACTATTACAACTGTAGGCTATGGGGATATAAGTCCGGAATCAGTTGGAGGTAGAATGACAGGTGCAATCATAATGATTGCAGGTGTGTTCCTCATGAGTATTTTAACGGCATCTTTAGCATCTATAATGATTGAAAGGGACTCTAAAGAAGAATCTGATAAAAATTTAGAGGAAATGAAGGCTAAAATGGACGATATGCGCCATGAAATGTTATCAGAGATTAATGAGTTAAAAGAAATAATTAAAAAGAATAAATAG